In Snodgrassella alvi wkB2, the DNA window AAAGAAAAACAGCCGCTGATTTCAGCAACAGCAGCCAGAAAATAATAAACAAAAGATTTCATGGTGAGTTTTCGAATCAGTCTGATTGATTGTGGCCACCTGCCTTGCAGATGCAGAAATAAAGAGAACCGCTTATACCATAATAGTCTTACCTGCACCGGACAATCTGATTTCAGCAGGATATCTGCCAAAGGTGAGTGCTGTTGCCAGTGTAACTGCAATACAAAACCTGATTCAAACCTTGCTGTTCTGAATTTAAATACATTATCAAAATAATTAATTGATTCTGCTGATGTCCGGTTATTTATTGGTATTAAATTGACCAGCAATAACCATATAAACATTGTTTATTCAATAAATTTTTATTTTAGAGTATATTAATATGTAAATAAAATTTATTGTCTATTCTCGGAGCAAAAAATGAAAAAAGCAATTGTCCAGTTTTCAACCATTAATGCATTGATGGCAGGGTTGTTTGATGGAGTATTTAGTGTGGGAGAAGCAAAAAAATATGGTGATTTTGGTTTAGGCTGTTCTCATGCGCTGGCCGGTGAGGTAATTGTTGACCATGATTTTCTGGAGGCCGACGGTGATAAGGCGGTTAAGGTAATGGGAGATAATGAGCTGTTGCCGTTCGTACAGGTTACAACATTTCAGCCTGATAAAGTTGTGGATATAACTGATGTCTGTAAAAGCAATTTGTATGCGCATCTGGCGCACTATCTGCCTCTGGATAATGTATTCGTGGCAGTAAGAATCAGCGGACAGTTTGATGAGCTGAAGATTCGTCGTCCGTTTGCTCAGCATAAACCTTATCCGTCTGTTGTTAAAGTTTTTGAACAGCAAGTCGTGGATACGGTAGAGAAGGTCACTGGCACATTAATCGGTTTCTGGACGCCAGAGTTTTTCAAAGAATTATCTGTAGCCGGTTTTCATCTGCATTTTATTGATACTACACGTAAACTTGGTGGTCATGTTATAGATTTTTCTGCAAGTAATGCTGAGCTGGCATATGAGTGCAAACAATCGATTCAAATTGCTTTACCTGAAAGTGAAGAATATTTACGCAAGAATCTGAAAATGGATAATTTAAATAAAGTTATTAAGCAAGTAGAAAATTAATCAGCGCGTGTTACACTATTATTGATTATCTGGAGTAAATTAAGGGGAGAGGACAAAATTTTCCGGTATTACCGGATAACTCCTGCCTGTATCTGCTCTGAAA includes these proteins:
- a CDS encoding YnfA family protein, translating into MFIWLLLVNLIPINNRTSAESINYFDNVFKFRTARFESGFVLQLHWQQHSPLADILLKSDCPVQVRLLWYKRFSLFLHLQGRWPQSIRLIRKLTMKSFVYYFLAAVAEISGCFSFWVWQRMGKSVLWLLPGTLSLLLFAWLLTLVESNIAGRAYAVYGGIYICCSLLWSWLVEGSVPDKWDISGALVCLLGAAIILLAPRG
- the budA gene encoding acetolactate decarboxylase, yielding MKKAIVQFSTINALMAGLFDGVFSVGEAKKYGDFGLGCSHALAGEVIVDHDFLEADGDKAVKVMGDNELLPFVQVTTFQPDKVVDITDVCKSNLYAHLAHYLPLDNVFVAVRISGQFDELKIRRPFAQHKPYPSVVKVFEQQVVDTVEKVTGTLIGFWTPEFFKELSVAGFHLHFIDTTRKLGGHVIDFSASNAELAYECKQSIQIALPESEEYLRKNLKMDNLNKVIKQVEN